GCAATCAGACTGGTCTTCGGGCATGGTATTGGCGGTGAGTGCAATAATAACCGGGCCGCGTTTGCCATATTGCTCATATTTTTTCCGAATGATTCGGGTTGCTTCCAGCCCATTCATTACAGGCATCTGAATGTCCATAAGAATAAGGTCATAGGAAGCTTTTTCCAGCGCTTCTATGGCTTTGAGGCCGTTTTCTGCGAGTACTACAGAGTAACCAATTTTCTCAAGTAACTTAGTGGCAACTTTCTGGTTGATGAGATTATCTTCTACGAGCAGGATTGAAGGGACATTCGCGGTCATGTTGGATCGTTTGTTTTGTCCTTAAAAGTAATAAGCTGCAACGAAAAGATTCGGGTAAGTTTGGCCCAATACTTACCAGCCCACCATAGAGGTCAATTTGAGGAAACTAACTTTGGTCTGGGGGCATACCGGGATAGAATAGTCAGGATCATTGATCTGTTTTTCATTGACAACGATCACAAACTCATTGCGCTGAAAAGCTGCCATTGCGATACCAAACAGGATTTCCGGATCCAGTCGATGTTTTCGGTTTAGCTTATAGCCGTTCAGGACAACTTCTGCGTGAGCCGGCTGTACCAGTCCCCGGTAGTATTCCGGCCGTTTATGATTATATTCATTCACTTCCTGAAATATACGGGCGCGTATCAGTTCTGATGCACTGATATTTTCACTGTTTAGCTTGAGTTTCACCTGATTGAGAATACTGCCAGCTGTCGTTTCATCATGGATAGTCATGTACATGGAGTAAAGCGTTTTTTCAAATAAAGTATGAGCGATTGGGGGTAAATGAAACGCTTGCAGGTTAAAAGAAATAGGGTGGATTCGGGGTAAAATCCTGTTTGAACTATAACGAAAAACCGTGCCGAAAGAAGTGAAATCACGTATTGAGAAAGTAATTATCTAACATCATTTTTTTTTCTTATTTTCACAGACCACATTTGTTATATCTATTATAGTCTATCGGTATATGACGTTGATTAAACGAGCACTGATTATTGATGACGATGAAGTCAATAACTTTATCTGTATCAAAAATTTACGTGACTTAAACTTCGCACAACTTGCCAGCTACTGCACACGGGGGAGGGAAGGCCTTGACCTGTTGGCAGATACTTTGAAAAATAAA
The DNA window shown above is from Bacteroidia bacterium and carries:
- a CDS encoding response regulator, which produces MTANVPSILLVEDNLINQKVATKLLEKIGYSVVLAENGLKAIEALEKASYDLILMDIQMPVMNGLEATRIIRKKYEQYGKRGPVIIALTANTMPEDQSDCKEAGMDDFIPKPVRQDVLALTIGRWLSGTTSL